The Desertibacillus haloalkaliphilus DNA window TACGGAAAACATATAATATAAACCATTTAGAATGAGGTGGAAAAGTGTATTTTTTTAAACCTATTTCTGATGAGGTTCGTTTATATCAAATAATATTCAAGAAACATAAAAAAACGATGAAGCTCATATTAGGGTCTATTTTTGCCTGTATTGCCGCTATTCTACAAGCTGTTGGTGGCTTTTACCAGGTATAGGATATTTTTTTAGTTCGCTTACCACTGCACCTATTCTGTTATGTTCCATGTTTTCTATTCCATTTGGAGTAAAGGTCTATTTTCTGACCATTATGTTGTTATTCATCCTACAGCCAACTGAACTAATTGTATTTCCTTTTACAACAGGATTGTTAGGACTTGGAATTGGAGCATCTTTTTACTTTTTCAGGAAGAGATTAAGTATTATTGCTACTGGTACAATTATTTTGATGTTAGGAATAATGAGTTTAATATTTATTTTTCACTTTCCAATTCTAGGTCCAGCCGTCTCCGATCCCTTTTCATTTCTTACAATTATAAGTATCTTTTTATTTGCTTTCCTTTATAGCTGGCTATGGGTTGAAATTGCTCTAATCATTTTTAAAAGAATAAAAATGATTTTGGTGATCCTCTAAAACAGCCCAGTCTCAAGAAATTCACCCGTTTCCCAAGTGATTACAAGATCCCCAAGTCGGTGAAGCGCCTATATAAAGGTTTACTGGAAACAGCTCGGAAACTTGTGTAAAACAATATTTTGGTGAAATCAAGGTGTTCAACATTTAATTCCTAGAAAAATAAACGACCAAGTGAGCCTGATTCCTCCCTTGGTTGTTTATTAGATTAAATATAATCGATGAAAGAGATGTATCAAGGTTAAGTAGAATTGTATAGTAATGATTCATGGAACTATTTCAAAAACAGTGCCTTGGTTAAAATCAGTCACATTCATAGACCCATAAACCCCTAAATATAGTCTGGATTGCCCCAGATTCGTTCCCAAACTAGCATAAAAAGCTGATTGAGACCCAAAATCATAATCGGTTTGAATCACACTAAAGTCATTTTGTTTGCCACCTGGTCTCACCCTGGTATAAGCTAAAGTCCCTCTCCCCTGAGGTTGAGAATCCCTCCGGACAAAATCAGTAAACACAACACTTCCTGTTAAACTAGGAATTGTATTCCCCATATAAGGCTGAATTCCTGTAAGTGCAGTTCCTCCAAACTTATTCGGTCGGGTATCTTTATGAAAATAGCTAGTTAAAGGCTGAAGACGACTCCCTGACAGTGCGACTGATTCATTGTAATAAGCAATTGATATCTCATCCAAAGACGGATTATTAGTACAACCTCTTATGGTCGAAGTAGGAAAACAACCTTCCCATCCTCGCCAGCCAAAGTTAATAAATCCTTCTTGGTCAGGCTTAGAATACATTAAAGAAGCTTGAATAAGCTGTGTAACCGGTATGGGTTTATAATGAACAAATGAAAAAATCGACTCCACCAAATCCTGTCCGACATTTCCCGCATATTTAATATACTGGTTATTAAACCTTTGAAATGAAATGCCTGGTATATTGCGAACTCCTTTAGCAATTACTGTAAGCATTTCCTGAATAGGTGCAGGAAGTTCATTAAAACGTGTGACGATGGGTGGATTATTGATAAATGAATTCTTAACTACATCAATTTCAATTATTTTACCGGCGATTTCCATATCATCCTGGCTTAAATTAAATGGATCATAGCCTGATCCACCATCTCCGGTTGTTAAAACAAGTTTTCCTGTTTCAGGTGAAAAGTTTAAGCTATTGACACCATTATGATTAAAAAATGGTCTTCTTAAATTAAGTAATGTCCGCCGTTTTTGAGGTAGACCATTCGATTGTAAAATCCATTCTTCAACTGTATCTATATGATCATATTGAATTTCTCTATTTATCCATTTTAGGTTTAAGGTTCTGGGATCACACGGATCGGGCTTAAAAAATTCAGGAAGAGCACCTGGACCTTGTGTTCCAGCTACTGAATAATGAAGATAAAACAGACCATTTAAATAAAATTCGGGATGAAACGCTAGCCCTAGCAACCCCCGTTCATCATATCCGCCACCGGAAGCACCTAGTTTTATGACTCGTGGGCGAATATCTAAAAAAGTCCTTATATCTCCGTTTCCAATGTAATAAATTTCTCCTACCTGGGTTGCAATAAATAATCTTTCAATTGAGTCACCTGGTAGTATAGTTGTTTTCAAAACAGTGGGTAAATTTATCTTACTTACAATGGGCCGTAAACTAACCTTAACTTCTTTCAAATAACTTACACCTCTTCTTATCTTCTTATTGTTTTCTTTTATAAGAATATGATTAGAGAAGTTCTATAAGTACCAAAATAGGGCCGGGGAAGCTCGCATTCCGCCCTTACTAGAAGAAGATATAGATGATAAAATTTTAATAAATGATCTGAATTGAATTAACAAATACATAATATAAGGAAATAAATACGTAAGAACGATTTAACGCTTGTTTAACGAATGGGGGCAAGAGTAGAAAACCTCTATGGGGAACGCTGCTCTTTTTAATTATTAAATTAAACGAACAGAAAACTTGAAAAGCCATCAGCAATCATTTCAAATTAGCAGTAAATTGGAGGCAATAATGAAAATTAAGTTAATAACTTTACAATACATACTACTAACTCTATCTGCCCCACTTCTTATTTTTTCAGTAATATATAGCTTTCAAATAGGAATTTATATTGGTTTATTTTTTGCAATCGGGTCATTAATTTTAAATTATATTCGATTAGGAAAAAACACTTATTTATTAGGACACCCAGACCGACATTATGATAAAGGGAATTCCCACGATTATGATGGAATTATGGAAGAATCATATGAAGAGGGTAGGAAAAATAAAGATAAGGAAAATCCGTAATAAAAGATTAATAGCCATTAAATCCTTTTCAAGGGAGTAAGCATGGAGGTCCTGTATGTTAACTAAATTTTATCAGCACATGTTAGTGTTATCGCTTATAGTGTTAATAGTTTTCTCTAACCAGCCATTAGAAGGGGCAGCAAGTGGAAGTAGGGCGGAGTCAGAAGTGGAATTGGTTGGGGATACAGTGGCATTTGTGAAGGAAAGCTTTTTAGAGGAGTATTCTGAAGAAGAGTTCGGAGGAGTTTATGTGGACAATAACCAAATCCAATTGCTTGTTGTTGAAGAGCTGTTTTCTTCACATGAATTAGACAAGTTTGAAGAGGATTTGAAAGGTAAAAATATTAATCGTACAGTTAAGGTTGAAAGTGTAAATTATTCAGAGAAGGAGCTTAACAAGGTTATCAGCAATATAGTTGAAGACTTAAAGGAAAACGGTAAACTGTCAAAGGCAGGGATCGAGATTTCTGGAGCTTTTACAGATGTGAAGACAAATCAATTAGAAATCCGATTAGTTGAAAATACGGAAAATAATAGAGAATTTATTAAGTCACAATATAATATTGATTCTAACCAAGTAAGATTTGTTCAGCAACCTCGACCTCAACTACTTCAAGGAACCGAGGATCGGAATGATGAAAAAAGTTTCTTGAATGCGGCTTCCGAACATTTGATTAAATTATTTCAAGGTTTAATATCTATTTTCACATTAACTTCTTAAGATAAAAGCTTTTAGTGATGAACGATTAGACAATAATAGATGGGATGCTTTCGTAGAGCCCGCCTGACTTGTTCTGTTAACGAACAAAATCATATAATAACCACTGTGAATGTATTAAATGTTAGTAATGAAGAGGAGTTATCGGTAGTCTGGAACTTGTTTTAATTATTTTTTTGGATCGTTTTTCTTTATAATTTTATATGTAGTCGTTAAAATGGTAGTAATCAGACATGTTGTGTACCAACAAGTTCAAAGTAGAATACCTGTTAAGCGAATACAAGAAAACAATGAAACCACTAATGAATGCTCTGCATGAATGAGGAAAATGTCTACAACATATTGAAAACATAATAATGAAGAGATTTAACTAACAAATGAAGCAGAATAAACGATGTTCAAATATCTGTTGCTTATCAAAGAACAGCAGTAAAGGTGGAGGAATTGAATAAAATGAATGAAAAGACGTACCCAAAGGATGCTATGCGTGTATTAAAAGAAACGAGCCGTACATTTTATATTCCAATTACTTTTTTGCAAAAGGAATTAAAACATACGGTTGCATCTGCTTATTTAGTATTTCGAGCCATCGATGAAATTGAAGATCACGATGAAATCGATAATGATCTAAAACACTCTGTATTAACACAAGTGAGTGAATTGTTCAAACAGCCCTTTGATGAAGAGAAGTATGTACAGATTCTTGAACCAGTAAAAGATACAATGCCTGAAGTTACACTTCGTTTAGGGGAGTGGATCGAAGCGTGTCCCGAGAGTACTCTACAATTTGTTATGGATGCTGCGAGTGAAATGGCATTTGGTATGGCGAAGTGGGCAAACGTAAACTGGAATATCCAGACACGTGAAGATTTAGATGACTATACATATTACGTTGCAGGACTTGTTGGAGTATTGCTTTCAGAACTATGGGAGTTTTGTGCTGGTGTGAAAACAGACCGAGACCTTGCAATTGGTTATGGACGAGGCCTTCAAGCTGTCAATATTTTACGTAATGAGCAGGAAGATTTAGATGAACGTGGTGTAAGTTTTGTACCTGATCATTGGAGTCGCACAGAATTATTTGATTATGCGGATGAAAACTTAGCAAAAGCGGACGAATATATGAAGTCACTCGATAAGCGAAGTATTTTATTATTCTGCCGTTTACCATTGTCACTCGCACATAAAACCCTAAAAGCGATGAAAGATGGACGTGAAAAAATAACTCGTGCTGAAGTAGAACAAACAGTAGAAGAAATCCATGTAGATTAACATGCGAAGAATTTTTTATAATGGAATACCAAACGACGTGGGCGCCTCCTTTGGCATTAAGTCGATGAAGGACAAAACCGGGTAGAAGAGCAATAGAAATGTGCTTCATAAAGCCGATGAAGGACAAAACGTGGTAGAAGAGCAATAGAAATGTCCTTCATGAAGCCGATGAAAGACAAAACCGGGTAGAAAAGCCAGAGAAATGTCTTTCATAGAGCCCATAAAGCGCCAAAAGCATAACACCAGCAAGGCCATCCCACCTCTTATCGGATTGCCCCATTTCTGTCTATGGACATTTCGACATTGGCGGATCGACTACGATCTCGGCGTTCGTTCACCACCGCAGTCGAATCAGTTTTTCGATCTGCCTTTTTAAAGTGATGTTCCAAGGTTCGTGCTCTCGACCTAGTGGCTTTACTAACGCGGTTTTTATATTGAGACGTTTTCCGCACCAAACATCGGTTAGAAGTTGATCCCCTAAAAATAGGCTTGTTTGTTTTTGGATGCCTAGCTGTTTCATTTTCTGTTCGAGGACGGATGTTAAAGGTTTTTTGCATTTTCCAAACCCAGTGATGTTATAGGGTTTAACAAAAGCATCGACGCGGTCCTGATTATTGTTCGAAGCAATGATTAAGGTAATATCATTTTCTTTTAACATCTTAACCCATCCTTCTAATTCTTTGTCACCAGGTTGGTCATGGATAGCGAGTGTACTATCAAGATCAGAAAAAATAGTTTTGATATTATTCTTTACGAGTACATCCGCGGATAAATCAGAAAAATGGTGAATTTCAATGTCTGGTTTAAAATAAATCATCGACTCACTTCTTTCTCGAGACTAATTAGGATTATTTTATCCTAATGATACCGTCTTACTAATGAAATTCAACTATATTTTGATCGCTCAGCTAGAAAGATTTGGTTGCATAAATTCCGCCTATCAGTTGAAAAAATACAATTGTAATAGATTAACACTTGGGAAATGGGTGTTTAGATGGCAACACAAGGACGGATCACTTCAGAACAGCAACGAATATTGTTGCTTGATTTACATGAGCTTCTGCGAGCTTTAGATGGTGAATGTGAAGAAGACGAAACATTTCAAGAACTTGTGACCGAATTAAACATGTTCACAGGTGACCTACGTATGCTGGCAGATAGGCTTCATCATGAAATGAGGGAACATGAAAACTCATGAATCATTGGCTTGAATAATCACGCTGATCCTGTACACCTTATGGAGCAAGGAGGATGATAGAATGGATCCGACACGTCAGGAAACATTTGTAGCCGTACGAAAAAACAATGAAGG harbors:
- a CDS encoding YqeG family HAD IIIA-type phosphatase, with the translated sequence MIYFKPDIEIHHFSDLSADVLVKNNIKTIFSDLDSTLAIHDQPGDKELEGWVKMLKENDITLIIASNNNQDRVDAFVKPYNITGFGKCKKPLTSVLEQKMKQLGIQKQTSLFLGDQLLTDVWCGKRLNIKTALVKPLGREHEPWNITLKRQIEKLIRLRW
- a CDS encoding squalene/phytoene synthase family protein, yielding MNEKTYPKDAMRVLKETSRTFYIPITFLQKELKHTVASAYLVFRAIDEIEDHDEIDNDLKHSVLTQVSELFKQPFDEEKYVQILEPVKDTMPEVTLRLGEWIEACPESTLQFVMDAASEMAFGMAKWANVNWNIQTREDLDDYTYYVAGLVGVLLSELWEFCAGVKTDRDLAIGYGRGLQAVNILRNEQEDLDERGVSFVPDHWSRTELFDYADENLAKADEYMKSLDKRSILLFCRLPLSLAHKTLKAMKDGREKITRAEVEQTVEEIHVD
- a CDS encoding PQQ-dependent sugar dehydrogenase, whose amino-acid sequence is MKEVKVSLRPIVSKINLPTVLKTTILPGDSIERLFIATQVGEIYYIGNGDIRTFLDIRPRVIKLGASGGGYDERGLLGLAFHPEFYLNGLFYLHYSVAGTQGPGALPEFFKPDPCDPRTLNLKWINREIQYDHIDTVEEWILQSNGLPQKRRTLLNLRRPFFNHNGVNSLNFSPETGKLVLTTGDGGSGYDPFNLSQDDMEIAGKIIEIDVVKNSFINNPPIVTRFNELPAPIQEMLTVIAKGVRNIPGISFQRFNNQYIKYAGNVGQDLVESIFSFVHYKPIPVTQLIQASLMYSKPDQEGFINFGWRGWEGCFPTSTIRGCTNNPSLDEISIAYYNESVALSGSRLQPLTSYFHKDTRPNKFGGTALTGIQPYMGNTIPSLTGSVVFTDFVRRDSQPQGRGTLAYTRVRPGGKQNDFSVIQTDYDFGSQSAFYASLGTNLGQSRLYLGVYGSMNVTDFNQGTVFEIVP